In Nitrosophilus alvini, the following are encoded in one genomic region:
- a CDS encoding homoserine dehydrogenase: MIRVGIIGVGTVGESVVKILNKNRDIISARAGKEIVVAKGAVRNLGRKRGVDIPLTDDPYEIIEDDSIDIIVELMGGVDEAYKVVKKALENKKAVVTANKALLAYHRYELQEIAGGIPFEFEASVAGGIPIIKALREGLSANHIEAIKGIMNGTCNFILTKMDKEGADFGPTLKEAQELGYAEADPTFDIEGYDAAHKLLILASIAYGIDAKPEDILIEGITKISSLDFEFAREFGYAIKLLAIAKKNGNEVELRVHPVLVPKEEMIAKVDGVMNGISVIGDFVGETMYYGPGAGGDATASAVISNIIDIARGGKCSPMLGFKRPLETGMTLAASENISSKYYLRISVLDRPGVLADIAQILGENSISVESMLQKPQSKTTANLLLSTHVCLEKEIQKALERIRAKDYVKAEPVMIRVEERQ, translated from the coding sequence ATGATAAGAGTAGGAATTATCGGTGTAGGAACTGTAGGTGAAAGTGTTGTAAAAATATTGAATAAAAACAGAGATATCATTAGTGCCCGAGCCGGCAAAGAGATAGTTGTGGCAAAAGGGGCGGTCAGAAATCTGGGCAGGAAACGGGGTGTTGATATTCCTCTTACAGACGACCCATATGAGATAATAGAAGACGATTCTATCGATATAATTGTAGAACTTATGGGAGGAGTGGACGAAGCATACAAAGTTGTAAAAAAAGCTCTCGAGAATAAAAAAGCCGTTGTAACTGCAAACAAAGCCCTTCTTGCATATCACAGGTACGAGCTTCAGGAGATTGCAGGAGGAATACCTTTTGAATTTGAAGCGAGCGTTGCGGGAGGAATTCCCATCATCAAGGCTCTTAGAGAAGGCCTGAGTGCAAACCATATAGAAGCTATAAAAGGTATTATGAACGGTACCTGCAATTTTATTCTGACAAAAATGGACAAAGAGGGTGCAGACTTTGGCCCAACGCTCAAAGAGGCTCAGGAACTGGGCTATGCAGAAGCTGATCCCACTTTCGACATAGAGGGTTACGATGCTGCTCATAAGCTTTTGATTTTAGCAAGCATAGCTTACGGAATAGATGCGAAACCGGAAGATATTTTGATAGAAGGCATAACGAAAATATCTTCACTCGATTTTGAGTTTGCGCGGGAGTTCGGATACGCAATCAAACTTTTGGCAATTGCAAAAAAGAATGGCAACGAAGTGGAGCTTAGAGTCCATCCTGTTCTTGTTCCGAAAGAGGAGATGATAGCAAAAGTAGACGGTGTAATGAACGGTATCAGCGTAATAGGAGATTTTGTCGGCGAAACTATGTATTACGGTCCCGGTGCAGGTGGAGATGCAACTGCGAGTGCTGTCATATCAAATATCATAGATATTGCTAGGGGCGGCAAATGTTCTCCTATGCTTGGATTTAAAAGGCCGCTTGAGACAGGAATGACTCTTGCCGCATCCGAAAATATAAGTTCAAAATATTATCTGAGAATTTCTGTTCTCGACAGGCCGGGAGTCCTTGCTGATATTGCCCAGATACTTGGCGAAAACAGCATATCTGTCGAATCAATGCTCCAAAAACCGCAATCTAAAACAACGGCAAATCTCCTGCTTTCCACACATGTATGCCTTGAAAAAGAGATACAAAAAGCTCTTGAAAGAATCAGAGCCAAAGATTATGTCAAAGCCGAACCGGTGATGATACGAGTTGAGGAGCGACAATAA
- a CDS encoding LL-diaminopimelate aminotransferase, producing MFDEIRFSKIERLPKYVFAAVNELKMAARRAGEDIIDFSMGNPDGPAPQHIIEKLIESAQKPKNHGYSASKGIYKLRLAICNWYERRYGVALDPETEAVATMGSKEGYVHLVQAVTNPGDVAIVPDPTYPIHSYAFVLAGGNVQKMELVYNEFYEVDEDKFFENLEKALLDSFPKPKFLVVNFPHNPSTATVTKSFYERLVGIAKKERFYILSDIAYADLTYDGYRTPSIFEADGAKDVAVESFTLSKSYNMAGWRVGFVVGNRKLVGALQKIKSWIDYGMFTPIQVAATVALNGPQDCVEEIRKKYEKRRDVLIESFSKAGWDIAKPKSTMFVWARIPKEFEEMGSLEFSKKLLTEAKVAVSPGIGFGEYGENHVRIALIENEKRIRQAARNIKKFLKDYSN from the coding sequence ATGTTTGACGAGATAAGATTCAGCAAAATAGAAAGATTGCCAAAATATGTATTTGCTGCGGTAAATGAACTTAAAATGGCTGCAAGAAGAGCCGGAGAAGATATTATAGATTTTAGTATGGGAAATCCGGATGGACCTGCACCGCAGCATATTATCGAAAAACTTATAGAATCTGCGCAAAAACCAAAAAATCACGGTTATAGTGCAAGCAAGGGTATATACAAACTAAGACTCGCTATCTGTAACTGGTATGAAAGAAGATACGGCGTAGCACTTGATCCGGAAACCGAAGCGGTAGCAACTATGGGCAGTAAAGAGGGTTATGTGCATCTTGTGCAGGCTGTAACAAATCCGGGGGATGTTGCAATAGTGCCTGATCCTACCTATCCCATACACTCCTATGCTTTTGTTTTGGCCGGCGGGAATGTTCAGAAAATGGAGCTTGTATATAACGAATTTTATGAAGTGGATGAAGATAAGTTTTTTGAAAATCTTGAAAAGGCGCTTCTAGACTCTTTTCCGAAACCTAAATTTCTTGTGGTAAACTTTCCTCACAATCCCTCAACTGCAACAGTAACTAAAAGTTTTTACGAGAGGCTGGTTGGAATTGCAAAAAAAGAGAGATTTTATATCCTTAGCGATATAGCCTATGCTGATCTGACATATGACGGATACAGAACTCCTTCCATATTTGAGGCTGATGGTGCCAAGGATGTAGCCGTAGAGAGTTTTACTCTCAGTAAAAGCTACAATATGGCCGGATGGAGAGTGGGATTTGTCGTGGGGAACAGAAAACTTGTGGGCGCTTTGCAAAAGATAAAGAGCTGGATAGACTACGGAATGTTCACTCCTATTCAGGTAGCTGCAACTGTTGCTCTCAACGGACCACAGGATTGTGTTGAAGAGATAAGAAAAAAGTATGAAAAAAGAAGGGATGTGCTGATTGAAAGTTTCTCAAAAGCGGGATGGGATATAGCAAAGCCCAAGTCGACTATGTTTGTTTGGGCAAGAATTCCAAAAGAGTTTGAAGAGATGGGGAGTCTGGAGTTTAGCAAAAAGCTTCTCACAGAAGCAAAAGTTGCCGTTAGTCCAGGTATAGGTTTTGGAGAGTACGGCGAAAATCATGTAAGAATTGCTCTTATAGAAAATGAAAAAAGAATCAGACAAGCTGCAAGAAATATAAAAAAATTTTTGAAAGACTATTCCAACTGA